cGCGTCACGCACCCGCCGGATCGAAAAGGGAGACGACCCGTGGTTGCAGGGAAGCGAGCAATCgcgcggagcgcttcccaaaaaccttattcgccctctcccgtacaggatcgcaaaggcgaaagctccggagacctgctctcccgatcaCTGGTGCACGCCGATGCTCAGGATGGAGAAgactacgacgacgacgcaaaagcgagagacaggcAAAACCCTAGCGCGGTTGTGTTCcgtaccgatcggagggacgggcggctgtatatatagtcacgcaggtataggtcggttcggtttaggaaacctgaaccgactccacaaaatctgcacgcgtccgtaacagattccaaaaatacctcgcgcgcgtgacaaaaagataagaggCCCGGCCTGGCCCCACACCGACCCGGcccggcacggctcgaactcgaactcgatccatgaaacgcggcgcgcacgtgcgaggcgaggcgaggcgagcggaggaggaggaggaggagcgcgcgtggggatttcccttgctcacttgctcaataggtgagaaacaacgtcccttatatgttggtctcacttACTCTAAACTAGCAAAGTGGGACTATTCCCTTCCCACTCctctcatcccacttcatgaatgagcctttgagatttttagaatttattaaaattgggCTTGGACTGATCAGGCACACAACACAAATTGTAACAATCCCCCACCAGATCTCAAATACCCATTTAGAGATTTACCTGTTCTCGCTACTTGTTTATATATTAGTGTTTCAGCAGAAACTGTTAAGTTGAACTTCTGCCTAGAACTTTATGTTACATCCATCCACACTCACAATGGACTAAGCCTTGAATTGCAAGCTGGCGTGAAATAGATTTCACTCAAATTCAACCAGTACTGGGCTATCAGTAGTGTACCCCGCGGGTGGAGCATATGCGTCATACTCCGTGGTCTCTTCATGAGTTACTAGagatcacccaaatctcatagactgcgatGTTAGACAGTCGgactcatataggtgtgttctttcaAGAATACTCTGTAGGACAGCATCTTTCGCTACTCATAGCCACAATGAACACATTAAGGCATGTCGCCAACCTGCCTTACAGCAATTTGAGAGTCGCACATGTTCACATAGAGAGGGTTATAACATACTCTCCTCTGTTATACCGATAGCTTCATTCTTCCCAGACCCTacttcacgggatctccgatcacataggttgggtTACCACTATGGCACAACATTCATGGGTCTCAACCGCATCTCCCTCGATGCACTATCTATCACATTACGTGATAGTCCCTTggtaaagggatctgccagGTTTTTCTCTGTTTGAATATATGTGACAGTTATCACTCCGgagtttttcaatttcctgACAGACTGCACACGTCTCCTCACGTGTTTTGATGACTTCGTGTTATCCTTTGAACTGTATACTTTAGTAATAACCGTTTGATTATCACAATTCATCAGAATAGCCGGCACTGGTTTTTCAACCACCAGCAAGTCCATCAAAAGATCTCTCAGCCACTCTGCCTCAAaggtggatgtatctaaagtAGCAAGCTCTGCTTCCATAGTTGACCTCGTCAATATGGTCTGTTTGCAAGATCTCCATGATAGtgcaccaccaccaagtaTGACGGCATACCCGGTTGTGGCGTAGAGATCATCTGCTTCAGAGATCCAGTTCGAATCCCAATATCACTCAAGCATAGCTGGATGCCCTGAATAATGTATTTCATAACTGATTGTACCTTTTAGATAGCGCAATATCCTTTATAGTGCACGTCAATGATCTATACCCGGGTTTGGTGTGAACCTACTCAATTTGCTCACATCAAAAGAGATATCAGGCCTCGTAGCGCTAGCTAAGTACATAAAGAAACCGATTATTTGAGATATCTCAATTGATCTTTCCCTTCTCCATTGTTCTTTCTGAGTATCACGCTGGGGTCATAAGGTGTTGGTGAAGGTTTGCTGTCAGTAAAACCGAAgcgactcaagaccttctcaACATAGTGGGATTGTaacaaagtaattccactctcatctttaaccagcttaatgttaagaataacatcagcctctcccagatctttcatatcaaagcaatttgatAGAAAGGACTTTGACCTCATTTATCACTTTTATGTTTCTaccaaaaatcagaatatcatccacgtgcaaacacaaaataacaccttcgcccccaccatggcgataGTACACACATCTATCAGCCTCATTAATAACAAAGCCTGCAGAAGTTAAAgttctgtcaaacttctcgtGTGATTGCTTAGGTGCTTGTTTTAGTCCATACAAAGATTTTAGTAACTTGCACACCTTTCTCTCTCCACCCTTTaccacaaatccatctggctgatccatgtaaatttcctcttccaactctccgttaaggaaagctgtttttacgtccatttgatgaatGACAAGACCATAGGAGGCAGCCAGGGATAGTAGTACTCGAATGATAGTAAGTCTAGCAAGGGGTGAATAGGTGTCGAAGTAATCTTCGCCTTCTTTCTGAGGTGCCAGATTTCTCTCCTCGGCCACCGTGTGGGGCTTTCGAGGTTGCTTTGATTGCACACTTAGAACCTTTGGCAATGGTGAAAGTAGGAATTAAACTCATAGTGGATAGCCGAGAcattaaaccaaaattaatgtgacatAAACGAGAGTGCCAAACACTTGCATTatcattaacactgccacaaaccttattcgccctctTCCGTACATGATTgcaaaggcgaaaggttccggagacctgctctcccgatcgctggtgcacgccggcgctcgggatggagtagactacaacgacggcgcaaaagcgagagacatgcgaaaccctagcgcggTTGTGTTCCGTATCGATTGGAGGGACGGGCGGCTGTGtatatagtcacgcaggtatatgtcggttcggtttagaaaacctgaaccgactccacaaaatctgcacgcgtccgtaacagattccaaaaatacctcgcgtgtgtgacaaaaagataagaggcccggcccggccccgcACCGGCGCGAACTCGAAAACGATCCACGCGACACGACGCGCACACGGGTCGTGACGAGGttagcggaggaggaggagcacgcaTGGGGATTTTCCTTactcacttgctcaataggtgagaaacaacgtcccttatatgttggtttcactcactctaaactagcaaggtgcgACTATTCCCTTCCCACTCCtttcatcccacttcatgaatggacCTTTGAGAATTttagaatttattaaaattgggCGTGGGCTGATCAGTCTTACAACAACCTTCCCACTCCcttcatcccacttcatgaatggacCTTTGAGAATTttagaatttattaaaattgggCGTGGGCTGATCAGTCTTACAACACAAATTCTAACATTTATGACCCAGCTTATAAGGTCTGCTAGTGTGTAGTGCTAGTATTGCTAATTTTgtctcacatttttttttcgacaTCGAAGATACCCCGATCGCATCGAGATTGGTCCCATTGGATCACATCATGGGCAACTCTCTCCtccaatcaaaagttcaaaaccatcaaatccATAAAGTAAAAATATCTCCAACGTGCTGCACGCTCTGAATGTGACCCCGCGAACGCTACCAACCCTGCTCGGTCACACTCTCTCAAGCTCTCAGCTTCTCACAACACCGCGTCCGTGTGGCTATTTAACAAGCTAGTCCCGCACCACTTCGTACCACAGCTCAAGAAGCAACAAAACACAGCAACTGACTTGGCAAACATGACAATGGCCAGTAGGGTCCTCCTCGTCCTGGCCGTGGCTCTCGTGGCCGCGGCGGGCTCCTGCAGCGCTAGCTGGGAGCTGAACATCCGGATGCCGACATCGGCATCCCAGAGGCTGCACGCCGCCATGGAGGACGGCGCCGTGCACGTGGCGCCGCTCATCCACGCGCTCCGGCCGCTGCTGGGCTCCGGCGGCGAGATGGGGAGCCTTGGCGGCGTGGCGTGCGACAGCTGGCTGCTGGGCGTGGAGGCGCACAACGTGCGCGGCTGGAAGACGATCCCGGCCAAGTGCGAGGGCTATGTTGGCCACTACATGCTCGGCAGCCGCTTCCGGCGGGACTCCAAGGTCGTCATCGACGAGGCCATCGCCTACGCCGAGGGGCTCAAGCTCGCCGGCAACGGCAAGGACGTCTGGGTCTTTGACATCGACGAGACCACCCTCTCCAACCTCCCCTACTACGCCACCCACGGCTTCGGGTACGCTATCCACTCAGATTCTATACGTGCATTAGCAATTTTTTATGTGCGAAAAAGACACAAATCTATTACTCCGTATATGCgttcaagaaaaacaaagcacTTCAAACGTTATAAAAATGAGCCAATGCATATTAATCTGAGCAGGGACTAGGGACTTCCGCAGATCCTATGGTTTAAACCAAAAGAGTACAGTTGACTAAATATTACAACTAAATCCGTAAATACGATGAAGTTAAAAATGTCAGAAAATATGACGAAATTGGTGGCTAAATAATCCACCAAGAGGATGTTACAAGTCAGAAAATACGATGGAATTGGCTCGTACGCGACATCATCATATATAAACTAAAATGGACTGGCTAGCTGCTACGTGCACGCTACAATGTTACAGTTAAAGATAATCTCCACTGAAAACCGGGCTGACGTTACATATCTAGAAGAGGTTGGCCATGCtctaaaaaagaaaggaatcCTTGGCGTGCAAAATGATGAAAAGGAATAATTGAACGGAGATGAACTTCAAAAGGTAAATTTTGAACCTTTTCGGAGAAATAGATAGTGTGTTGTATGGCTTAAAGAGATGCTACGACAAACAGCTACTCTGTAGAGTGCGTACTAGACAATACCCGTGTATGGCTTAAAGAAACGCCAGGGAAAAATAGATAGTGGGTTGTGACTATTTATAGAAGATTACAAAGAAAAGTCTAGGCAGGAAAATTATGGCATACAAATTAGCTAGACAATCTGAAATACGACAGAAATAACCTTTTTCTGCCCCAACCATGGGAAAAGTCTTTAATAAAATTATTCCTCTATAAAGCTAAGCTGAGCTGGTGTGCAACAAAGCTGCAATGGTCACTGTATCCAGCTGGATTTTACTATTATTGATCTCTCATAGAAGGAAGAGGGAAAATATAGTAAGTATGAAATTACTACTCCAGTACAAAGGTACAACAACAGAGTAAGGATATTATTGTTGGTACTCTCGACCCACGGGTAGAGACCGGCCGGCTGGGGCCTTCCCACATGCTATATCCAAAAACGAGGATGTGATGTACATGTGATGGTCGTAGCATGCCAGTTTCTGCTGTCCACTTGGCTATCTTGTCAAGAGGGTTATCTTTTCAGAACACTGAGATTTGCACATTGGTATACTAGAAAAATTGTGTGTTCGGTCCATGCTTTGAAATACTCCGTACTTAACTTATTAATTTTGTGTGGGTTTTCCACCCTTGTGCCAATTTGTTCGGCCCTACCAGATTTCAGACATCTTTTGCAACAAAATATGGTTATGTGAGGATTGAGTGCTTTACCTTTCTTGAATAAAAAATGGTGAGCATATATATTATTGACAGGAAAAGGTTAGCTCTCACGATGAAGTACAACTGCAAAgtgtgaaaaaataaataaagaaagaagaataaaGTCACCACAGTCATCATATTTTTGAAGTGAAACCACAGCCATCATATCTCTAACGAATGTTTATTAACATGAGGGAATCGAAGAACTTTTCTTCGCCCTTATCATGAAAAAAATCCTCGATGTAATAGAAAGCTGAGCATCAATGACAATCTTATATTCTCAATAAAATCAAGAAAGCTGCAGTGCTCTCTCCAAAGGGGGTGAGTGGGTGGGTGGGTAACGTCTAACGTGCAGGGGAATGAATTAAGTAGAATTGAAATACTCCTAAACAAGTAagatttgaagaagaaaaaatcttGATCCTCTTTGATAATCCACGAAGACGAGGGTATACCAGACCATATCCATTATCCAAGGCACGGACGACGAAAGATAGAACACGGACAGTGGTGTGTTTGTCATCGATGACGTCCTGACGCCGGATCAGTAGGATCATTTGTCTCGTAGTACTAATTTTATGATCTCCACTTGGTTACCTAATTACCGACGATCTCTGTCTCTGATCACAAAGCCTCCTTGCTGTGAGTTTAATATCATATCCCGCGCGCGGTCATTTAGATACTGCTCCACGTGAAATTCCTGCAAGATCGATCACTGCGTTAATTCCAGACCATGTTGTACGTAAAATAAGATGGACATTATTGGTCATGATATGCTCACTGTTAATGTTATGTTTAATTGTTTAAACCGCGCAGGGCAAAGCCGTTCAACGCGACGAGCTTCAACGCGTACGTGTTGGAGGGGAGCGCGCCGGcgctgccggagacgaagcGGCTGTACAACAAGCTGGTCTCCATGGGCGTGAAGCCGGTGTTCCTGACGGGCCGGACCGAGGACCAGAGGGTCATCACCGAGACAAACCTCCGCCGCCAGGGCATCACCGGGTGGATGAACCTGCTGCTCAAGCAGCCAGGCTTCAAGGGCTCCGCGGTGGCGTACAAGTCCGGCGAGAGGCAGAAGCTGCAGGACGCCGGGTACGCCATCGTCGGCAACATCGGCGACCAGTGGAGCGACCTCCTCGGCGCCCCCGAGGGCAGCCGCACCTTCAAGCTGCCCGACCCCATGTACTACATCGGCTAGATCAGGCTTCGATCTAGCCGATGCTTTGTCTTATGCATGATTCATCAATAATCCcctgtccttttttttcttcctttttttcttttgatttgcTGGTTGATTTCGTGAGGTGAGAAGATTGACTGGAAATAATCATCGTGCATGTTGATTAATTGAGGGGCCATGAGCCATTGTTGTTTCATGTGTGGTTCGTCTTAATTTGGAACTTGTACTGCTGTTGCCGAGAGCATAATGTGTCCTTCTTTTTAGGACATGGAATTGTCGCAGCTGGGCTTAGTATCTGACAGCAGAATACACCAAAAAAGGCCTTCCAGACCAAGCCGGCCATGTACATTGATGTCAGCAGGCCCAAGACCGAGCCCATAGTAGTGGAGGTGGACCCAATCCGACAATTTCAGCACTCTTTTTTATCTCCACCAGTACcatattctcaaaaaaaaaaagtaggcaGGTACCACGACGTCTTGGAC
The Brachypodium distachyon strain Bd21 chromosome 2, Brachypodium_distachyon_v3.0, whole genome shotgun sequence genome window above contains:
- the LOC100831241 gene encoding stem 28 kDa glycoprotein translates to MTMASRVLLVLAVALVAAAGSCSASWELNIRMPTSASQRLHAAMEDGAVHVAPLIHALRPLLGSGGEMGSLGGVACDSWLLGVEAHNVRGWKTIPAKCEGYVGHYMLGSRFRRDSKVVIDEAIAYAEGLKLAGNGKDVWVFDIDETTLSNLPYYATHGFGAKPFNATSFNAYVLEGSAPALPETKRLYNKLVSMGVKPVFLTGRTEDQRVITETNLRRQGITGWMNLLLKQPGFKGSAVAYKSGERQKLQDAGYAIVGNIGDQWSDLLGAPEGSRTFKLPDPMYYIG